A DNA window from Brenneria izadpanahii contains the following coding sequences:
- a CDS encoding SphA family protein codes for MNHINRWVNAALLTAAALAAPAVYGVENVTPLQPGATTGSATGMLPPDGLYFSFGSSYETGSLRDENGDKAQTPGGSVKLKVVSSVASLLWVPGWEVLGARYGLSVTQPYRTIRVKTDNGKSATTDRYDGLLNTTLTPVMLSWDLGGGLFMGFGAGISLKNGKFEYQYSEAAGRNVMLGNSTANNFYIFQPNLAFTYLRDDWAFTLNNIFNINTRNKTTEYQTGHLYYLDATAAKTMNNWTVGVIGNYTRQISSDEIKGQKIAGMPGFYAQGKRTEYAALGPMVGYNFGSFSVSGRLLVSLFAKNDVDMSMLHLGVTIPLK; via the coding sequence ATGAATCATATCAATCGATGGGTTAACGCCGCACTGTTAACGGCAGCCGCTTTGGCTGCGCCCGCGGTTTATGGCGTGGAAAATGTCACGCCTTTGCAGCCGGGCGCCACCACCGGAAGCGCGACCGGGATGCTGCCGCCGGACGGGCTCTATTTCTCGTTTGGCAGCTCTTATGAAACCGGCTCCCTGCGGGACGAAAACGGCGATAAGGCCCAAACGCCCGGCGGCAGCGTCAAGCTCAAGGTCGTCAGCTCCGTGGCATCGCTGCTGTGGGTGCCGGGTTGGGAAGTGCTGGGCGCCCGTTACGGACTAAGCGTCACCCAGCCGTACCGCACGATCCGCGTCAAAACCGATAACGGCAAGAGCGCCACGACGGATCGCTATGACGGCTTACTCAACACCACGCTCACTCCCGTGATGTTGTCGTGGGATCTGGGCGGCGGCCTGTTCATGGGATTTGGCGCGGGGATCAGCCTGAAAAACGGCAAGTTTGAATACCAATACAGCGAGGCCGCCGGCAGAAACGTCATGCTGGGCAACTCCACCGCCAATAATTTTTATATTTTTCAGCCCAATCTCGCCTTCACCTACCTGCGGGACGACTGGGCGTTCACACTGAATAACATCTTCAACATCAATACCCGCAACAAAACCACCGAGTATCAAACCGGACACCTCTATTATCTGGATGCGACCGCAGCCAAAACCATGAATAACTGGACCGTGGGCGTGATCGGCAACTATACCCGGCAAATCAGCAGTGATGAGATAAAAGGACAGAAAATCGCCGGCATGCCGGGATTCTATGCTCAGGGGAAACGTACCGAATATGCCGCGCTCGGCCCGATGGTCGGCTACAACTTCGGCTCGTTCTCCGTTTCCGGCCGCCTGTTGGTCTCGCTGTTCGCCAAAAACGACGTGGATATGTCGATGCTGCACCTGGGCGTCACCATTCCGCTGAAATAA
- a CDS encoding LysR family transcriptional regulator produces MDIGTLKYFVQVYEDRCLTRSAQKLFITQQALSRQILNLETELGVTLFRRNSRGMSPTAMGDLLYAKALAAINSIADLENDMRARQRREHPHYRLGFSPGTLQSLGVQRVMEFLATYEDADCELSEHADIECEARVDNGLLDMAITVKPADNPRLRYASIKQERLVLVCNEEHRLARQAKTRPIRLTDMVDVSLIMLDETFRLQETVMQHLHRAGISPHIHTRISHDLHVAYDLVTLNKGVFVFVEGLARPMLRDGMICIPLSGTGMRWDIGLIVGHGSAAHSPVLLNFINSFRHEMRQDPKTSRQTTGSGCPSFT; encoded by the coding sequence ATGGATATCGGCACGCTGAAATATTTTGTTCAGGTGTATGAGGATCGTTGCCTGACTCGTTCCGCACAAAAATTGTTTATTACCCAGCAGGCGCTGAGCAGGCAGATCCTCAACCTGGAGACCGAACTGGGCGTCACCCTGTTTCGGCGTAATTCCCGCGGCATGTCTCCGACTGCAATGGGCGATTTGCTTTATGCCAAAGCCCTGGCCGCCATCAACAGCATCGCCGATCTGGAAAATGATATGCGCGCCAGGCAACGGCGCGAACATCCGCATTATCGTTTGGGCTTCTCCCCCGGCACATTGCAGAGTCTGGGCGTGCAACGGGTAATGGAGTTTCTGGCCACCTATGAGGATGCGGACTGCGAACTGTCCGAACACGCCGATATTGAGTGCGAAGCGCGCGTGGACAACGGCCTGCTGGATATGGCGATCACCGTCAAACCCGCGGACAACCCGCGCCTGCGCTACGCCAGTATCAAACAAGAGCGGTTGGTGCTGGTTTGCAATGAGGAACACCGCCTGGCGCGGCAGGCCAAAACGCGCCCCATCCGCCTGACCGACATGGTCGACGTCTCCTTGATTATGCTGGATGAAACCTTCCGGCTACAGGAGACGGTCATGCAGCATCTGCACCGCGCCGGCATCTCCCCGCACATCCATACCCGCATCAGTCACGATCTGCATGTCGCCTATGATTTGGTGACGTTGAACAAAGGCGTTTTTGTCTTCGTCGAAGGGCTGGCCCGTCCGATGCTGCGTGACGGCATGATCTGTATTCCGCTGTCGGGAACCGGTATGAGATGGGATATCGGGCTGATCGTCGGCCACGGTTCCGCGGCGCATTCACCGGTGCTGCTCAATTTCATTAACAGTTTCCGCCATGAAATGCGCCAGGATCCGAAAACCTCACGCCAGACAACCGGCAGCGGATGCCCGTCGTTTACCTGA